One genomic region from Verrucomicrobiota bacterium encodes:
- a CDS encoding type II secretion system protein, which produces MKSPASTSFPTRGFTLIELLVVIAIIAILAGMLLPALAKAKTKAQGIHCLNNLKQLQLAWNTYAHDHDDFIPGNNWSEQANRQPGNWAAGWLDPRQANNRDNTNILLLIDEKYASLGPYTRTPGVYRCIASKIMSRQGDGRYPVVRTVSMSCWMGWKNSGEWTQGYKVFRKTTEMTEPGPSQTLVFIDERDDSIDDAYFAIDMAMGSAAIMVNFPASYHNGAGGTTFADGHAEIHKWIDPRTKPAQQMGEQKTKKEFTTTKDNRDLLWLQEHATYRYRR; this is translated from the coding sequence ATGAAATCTCCAGCTTCAACCTCTTTTCCCACCCGCGGTTTCACCTTGATCGAGTTGTTGGTCGTCATCGCGATCATTGCCATTCTGGCGGGAATGCTCTTGCCCGCGCTGGCCAAAGCCAAGACCAAGGCCCAGGGCATCCATTGCTTGAACAATTTGAAACAATTGCAGTTGGCGTGGAATACCTACGCGCACGATCACGATGATTTCATCCCGGGGAATAACTGGTCGGAACAAGCCAATCGCCAGCCTGGCAACTGGGCCGCCGGCTGGCTCGATCCGCGCCAGGCCAACAATCGGGACAATACGAACATCCTCCTGCTGATCGACGAGAAGTACGCATCGCTCGGTCCTTATACCCGAACGCCGGGCGTGTATCGCTGCATTGCCAGCAAGATCATGTCGCGCCAGGGCGATGGACGTTATCCGGTCGTGCGGACCGTCTCGATGAGCTGCTGGATGGGATGGAAGAATTCAGGGGAGTGGACCCAGGGCTATAAGGTGTTCCGCAAGACCACCGAAATGACCGAGCCGGGACCGAGTCAAACGCTCGTGTTCATCGACGAGCGCGACGACAGCATTGACGACGCTTACTTCGCCATCGATATGGCCATGGGTTCGGCCGCAATCATGGTGAACTTCCCGGCGAGCTATCACAACGGCGCCGGCGGAACTACCTTCGCCGACGGCCACGCCGAAATCCACAAATGGATCGACCCTCGAACCAAGCCAGCGCAACAAATGGGAGAGCAGAAAACCAAGAAGGAGTTCACGACCACCAAGGACAATCGCGACCTGCTCTGGCTGCAAGAACACGCCACGTATAGATACAGAAGGTAG